Genomic DNA from Carnobacteriaceae bacterium zg-C25:
TATTTTTATACTCATACTGCTACATTAAAATGTCTGGCTTAAAAGTCACAAAACAAAACTTAAAAACAATGTTTTTAAACCCTATCGTTATTGCTACTTTCCTTGGTTTATTCATCTGGATTTTCCAAGCAAACTTACCACAAGTTGCGATTACAGCAAAAAATGCTTCTGGTCAAAGCGTGGTTACAAACTATGCATTTTTACGTTTAGATAAAACTGCACCACAGTTATACCAAATCTTAACTTACTTACAAGCATTAGCTTCACCATTAGCATGGTTAGCAATCGGTTCAACATTAGGTTCAATCGACTTTAAACAAGCGATGTCTGATAAAGTAACTTGGTACGCTACTTTTGTTAAATTATTAGTGTTACCTGCATTAAACTTATTAGCATTAGTTCTTTTAACAACAACACATATTTTACCAGTTAACTTAGTTGCATTAGCAACAACAATTATCATGGTTGCTACACCACCTGCAACAGTTGCAGTAGCATACGCCATCAACTTTGATAAAGATGCTATTTTAGCGTCAAACTTC
This window encodes:
- a CDS encoding AEC family transporter produces the protein MNFFKVLQDTLSNQSITTAIVASLAIILLGFYLRRKGTFTADTGKVLTHVALSVSIPALAFRSFLVDIKKETFQQGINILIWGFLIYILLIFVTMPLFAKFKGNQQDTLRMLSIFGSTTFFGLPIVSAIYGAEGALYGSIFNIGYRVFLYSYCYIKMSGLKVTKQNLKTMFLNPIVIATFLGLFIWIFQANLPQVAITAKNASGQSVVTNYAFLRLDKTAPQLYQILTYLQALASPLAWLAIGSTLGSIDFKQAMSDKVTWYATFVKLLVLPALNLLALVLLTTTHILPVNLVALATTIIMVATPPATVAVAYAINFDKDAILASNFSLLGTVAAVIAAPIWIVVIQIIGSLGIF